In the genome of Campylobacter concisus, one region contains:
- a CDS encoding retention module-containing protein: GVVKFISGKAVAIDQNGNERELKVGDILYMGESIKTSDAADKITIVSNNGKEITIVGNDTLALNQSTIGAEGLADISDLQNAILNGGDLTKLEETAAGGNTAAGG, encoded by the coding sequence GGAGTAGTAAAATTTATTAGTGGCAAGGCGGTCGCTATCGATCAAAACGGAAATGAGAGAGAGCTAAAAGTAGGTGACATCCTTTATATGGGAGAGAGCATCAAGACAAGCGATGCAGCCGATAAAATAACAATTGTTTCAAATAATGGAAAAGAGATTACGATTGTAGGCAATGATACGCTTGCGTTAAATCAAAGCACCATAGGTGCGGAAGGTTTGGCAGATATTAGTGATTTGCAAAATGCTATTTTAAATGGTGGAGATCTAACAAAACTTGAAGAGACCGCAGCTGGTGGAAACACTGCTGCTGGTGGT